A DNA window from Brassica napus cultivar Da-Ae chromosome C1, Da-Ae, whole genome shotgun sequence contains the following coding sequences:
- the LOC106374741 gene encoding UPF0057 membrane protein At1g57550-like: protein MGSFLEILCAVLIPPVGVFLRFGCGLEFWLSLLLTFFGFIPGMVYAIWVLTK from the exons ATGGGGAGTTTCCTTGAAATTCTTTGTGCAGTTCTCATACCTCCTGTCGGTGTATTCCTCAGATTTGGGTGCGGG TTGGAGTTTTGGCTCTCTTTGCTCCTGACGTTCTTTGGTTTTATCCCTGGAATGGTATATGCTATATGGGTTCTTACTAAATAG